The genomic interval TTTTTTTGCAACTCTCATGAACAAATTTAAAGGAAAAGGTTTTTATCTCCTAGATGAACCGGAAGCAGCCTTATCCCCTATGCGACAAATGGCAATTTTGACAAGGATACGTGAGCTGGTAGATGATGCATCTCAATTTATTATTGCTACGCATTCACCGATCATTATGGCATTTCCCGGTGCAAAAATATTACAATTATCAGAACATGGTATAGAGCCTATTGCATACGAAAATACGGAACATTATAGAATTACAAAACAATTTATCAATCATCGTGAAAGTATATTAAAAATATTGATGGAATGAAGGCATGTTTCGATACAAGTTAAAATTTTTATTGCAGAAATCAGTATGCGGTTTAGATTACACTATTGTGTGATTTAAATCGCATACTGATTGAATCATGTTGACTGTTTAATTTAAATAATCAGAATAGTTAGTATTTTATGGAGCGGATAAGCAAATTGATTTGTTTAAAGACTGCTAAAAAATGATCTGTGCAATAGCAAGTGAGCAAATGATGGATATCACCATGGAAACAAGGCCAGGTAATAGGTAACTGTGATTAAAGCCGAAACGTCCTATTTTCGTGGTGCCTGTTCTATCAAAAGCGACACAGCCTATTTGCGCGCCACCCGGAATAATAAACACGGCACAGGCTGCAGGGATAAGTCCGATGAGTATAGCAGGCGGTAATCCGAGTGAAACAGCAATTGGCATTAGCATAACAGTAGTAGCTGCTGGACTGTAAAGAACGACAGAGACAATAAATAATGCTAATCCAAAAAGAACGGGATAATGAAGCAGAATACCTGAAGAGACTTCTTTGATTACTCCGATATAAGAAGCAAAAAAGGTATCAGTCATCCAAGAGATACCAAATATTCCGACACTTCCAACCAGACCAGCTTTAAATACGGAACCAGAATCAAGCTGATCTCTTGGAACTTTACAAATAACCATAATCAATGCTCCTGTGGCAAGCATGACGACTTGTAATAATGCCGAAATTGACATAGGCTTGTTCTCTGGGCCTAGTCTAGGCAATAATGATGGAAAGGAGCTTATAATTATAATGATGATGATACTTGCAATAAATAAGGCCACCGAGATTTTTGCTTGTTTAGTTGAATTTTGTATAAAATGTTTAGTTGGTGAAGGCTGTTCTTGGAATTCTCCGCTAGCGAGACGTCGTTTAAATTCTGGATCATTTTCCAATTCTGCACCTCTTTTATATACGAAAAAACATCCACTGAGAACGCCAATAAAACAAGCTGGAATTGTTACAGCAAAGATGTGAAAAGGAGCAATACCAATCGCGGCGGTAATTGCTATCATCGCTGCTGTCATTGCGCTTGTTGGACTTGCTGGAATTGCCATATTAGAAGCGATAACAGACATTGACATTGCTCTTTCGGGGCGTATTCTGGCCTCAATTGCTATTTCAGCAATAATAGGGTAAACCGAAAAAGCTATGTAGGATGTACCACAAATTACGGTGAAAAAGTAACATACGAGAGGTCCCAAAAAAGTTATCAGACTAGGATTTTTACGAAGGATTTTTTCGGCAATTGCAACCAAAAAATTAAGGCCTCCAGCGCCTTGGAGTATTGAAACACAAGTAATAACTGCCATAATAATAAAGATGACACTGATTGGTGGTTCACCAAGTGCCATACCAAATCCAATCGTTAGGACAGCTAAGCCAAAGCCACCTGCTGCGCCTAGCCCTATTCCACTGAATCGACCACCTATGGCAATACATATGATAATGATGGCTAACTGTACCCAGAACATACGATGATTCTCCTTTTGCATAAATATTAGATATGCTTGCATTTTTTCTACAAAAACATTAAAATAATTATATAAATAATATTAATCATTTAATATTATAATTGTTATAATGTCGAAAAACAAGAAGTATTGTAATTTTATATACTGCAATTAGTAGAAGAAAAAATCAGGTAAATGCGAAGTAAAGTTTGATTTTACGTAAGAGTATGAATTGGTATATCGAGGTAGAGAGAATGGATAAGGAATTTTTCGAAACGGTTAAATCTTATTTAATAAAAAAATCTGAAGAGAATAATGGACAAATAGAGCCAGAAGAAGAATTGGCAAGAAGATTTGGTGTCAGCCGTTATAAGATTAGGCAAATTTTAGGGATATTGGTTCAAATGGGAGTCGTAGAACGCTCACCGCGCCGAGGAAGTATACTTAAATCGCCTGACAAAATTAAAATAAATGATCAACTGAAATTACAGCTTGATGTAGCTAGTTTTGATGCTGCAGAATATGTGGAAGCCAGAATACTGGTTGAATGTGCAATCATTCCGATTATTACACGCAGAGTTACACCTTCTATGATGGTTCAATTGGAAAATATATTGAAAAATTTAGAAGAGAGTGCTGATTCTCCATTGATTGCTGATCAATATGACAGAGATTTTCATTTACTGTTATTACAGGCGTGTGGGAATAGAGTTCTTCAAGTATTTTCAGATGTTCTTGTGACGTATTTCGAAAAAACAAGTGGTGCACTCTGTGATCGGGATCGTCAATATTTTATTCAAATCGCAACAAAAGAAAGAGAAATCCTTGCATGTATAAAAAATGGCGATGAAAAAAAAGCTGCGGAGCTTATGCGTGTACATTTACTAGAAACAATGGAAAAATAAAGGGAGAACTACAACATGGATGATGTTGTAGTTCTTTTTTTATATTAATTGTCGACAATTAATATAAAATGTTGACAATTAATTAAGTTAATATTAATATAAAATATGAAAATTGTATAAATAATTCTAAATATTATGAGGAGGAATTTAGTATGTCAAAAAAACTTTGGGGTGGTCGTTTTGAAATGCCAACAAATAAACTGGTGGAAGAATATACAGCTTCTATTTTGTTAGAACCAAGATTGGCACCATTTGATATCAAAGGAAGTATCGTTCATGCGACGATGCTTGCTCGACAGGAGATTATATCACAAGAAGATGCAGATAAAATTATTGGAGGTTTGCGTCAGGTAGAAAAGGAAATTCATGATGGTAAATTCGTTTTTTCCACGATAGATGAAGATATACATATGGCAGTGGAAAAAAGAATGACAGAAATTATTGGTGAAGTGGGGGGCCGATTACATACTGCACGAAGT from Massilibacillus massiliensis carries:
- a CDS encoding anaerobic C4-dicarboxylate transporter family protein, encoding MFWVQLAIIIICIAIGGRFSGIGLGAAGGFGLAVLTIGFGMALGEPPISVIFIIMAVITCVSILQGAGGLNFLVAIAEKILRKNPSLITFLGPLVCYFFTVICGTSYIAFSVYPIIAEIAIEARIRPERAMSMSVIASNMAIPASPTSAMTAAMIAITAAIGIAPFHIFAVTIPACFIGVLSGCFFVYKRGAELENDPEFKRRLASGEFQEQPSPTKHFIQNSTKQAKISVALFIASIIIIIIISSFPSLLPRLGPENKPMSISALLQVVMLATGALIMVICKVPRDQLDSGSVFKAGLVGSVGIFGISWMTDTFFASYIGVIKEVSSGILLHYPVLFGLALFIVSVVLYSPAATTVMLMPIAVSLGLPPAILIGLIPAACAVFIIPGGAQIGCVAFDRTGTTKIGRFGFNHSYLLPGLVSMVISIICSLAIAQIIF
- a CDS encoding FadR/GntR family transcriptional regulator, which gives rise to MDKEFFETVKSYLIKKSEENNGQIEPEEELARRFGVSRYKIRQILGILVQMGVVERSPRRGSILKSPDKIKINDQLKLQLDVASFDAAEYVEARILVECAIIPIITRRVTPSMMVQLENILKNLEESADSPLIADQYDRDFHLLLLQACGNRVLQVFSDVLVTYFEKTSGALCDRDRQYFIQIATKEREILACIKNGDEKKAAELMRVHLLETMEK